Proteins found in one Brachypodium distachyon strain Bd21 chromosome 5, Brachypodium_distachyon_v3.0, whole genome shotgun sequence genomic segment:
- the LOC104585427 gene encoding ent-isokaurene C2-hydroxylase isoform X1, with protein MEGWLSLCLMALAMLMALCFLRLSGYKNNPKKRLPPGPWTLPIIGSLHHLIGALPHRTLTALSRRHGPLMLLRLGEVQTVVVSSAEAVALVMKTNDLTFSSRPSIPTMDILTCGGKGFAFAPYGDHWRQMRKVCIVELLSSKQVKRMEGIRAELVGGLIRHITHTAASATGGAAGGAIINVSEKVTRLSNDVVSRAVLGGKFAQQGEYIRTLYDALALLGGFHLIDFFPSWRLVRWLSNEERNMKKRYGRVQHIIADIVEARREATKAAGGGGGASCGSTNDDDMLDVLLRLQQEDTLSFPLTSEIIGAVLFDILGAATETTGILLVWAMSELARHPEAMAKAQLEVRKVLGEDHRAVITNSDLAELHYVRMVIKEVLRLHPPNPIILRMNREDCKIMDYDIPKGTSVYVNIFAVSRDPEHWENPERFRPERFENSKMDYTGTYSEFTPFGTGRRQCPGIQFSSSLAELALANFLYHFDWMLPDGETPASFDMSEKFTFTVSRRYDLHLRAIPHVCLKSMPSK; from the exons ATGGAGGGGTGGTTAAGCTTGTGTCTAATGGCCCTAGCGATGCTAATGGCCCTTTGCTTTCTCAGGCTCTCCGGCTACAAGAACAATCCCAAGAAGCGGCTGCCCCCTGggccatggacgctcccgatcATCGGCAGCCTCCATCACCTCATCGGCGCCCTCCCACACCGCACTTTGACGGCGCTGTCTCGCCGGCATGGGCCACTGATGCTCCTGAGGCTGGGCGAGGTCCAAACCGTGGTGGTCTCTAGCGCCGAGGCAGTGGCTCTGGTGATGAAGACCAACGACCTCACGTTCTCCAGCCGGCCAAGCATCCCAACCATGGACATCTTGACCTGCGGCGGCAAGGGCTTCGCCTTCGCCCCCTACGGCGACCACTGGCGCCAGATGCGCAAGGTGTGCATCGTGGAGCTCCTGAGCTCCAAGCAGGTGAAGCGGATGGAGGGCATCAGggccgagctcgtcggcggcctCATCCGCCACATCACCCACACCGCGGCCTCGGCCACCGGCGGAGCCGCCGGAGGCGCCATCATCAACGTCAGTGAGAAGGTCACCAGGCTCAGCAACGACGTCGTGTCGCGGGCTGTTCTGGGGGGGAAGTTCGCGCAGCAGGGGGAGTACATCCGGACGCTGTACGACGCGCTGGCGCTGCTGGGCGGCTTCCACCTGATCGACTTCTTCCCCTCGTGGCGCTTGGTCCGGTGGCTGAGCAATGAAGAGCGCAACATGAAGAAGAGATACGGCCGCGTCCAGCACATCATCGCCGACATCGTCGAGGCGCGCCGCGAGGCAACGAaagctgccggcggcggcggcggcgcctcctgCGGCAGCACCAACGACGATGACATGCTGGACGTGCTGCTCAGACTGCAGCAGGAGGACACGCTTTCGTTTCCTCTAACCTCTGAGATTATCGGCGCCGTCTTGTTT GACATTTTAGGAGCTGCCACGGAGACCACAGGAATACTTTTGGTGTGGGCTATGTCAGAGCTCGCCCGTCATCCTGAAGCTATGGCCAAGGCGCAGCTTGAGGTCCGTAAGGTGCTAGGTGAAGATCACCGAGCTGTTATTACCAACAGTGACCTTGCTGAACTCCACTACGTGAGGATGGTCATCAAGGAAGTTCTTAGGTTGCACCCACCCAATCCTATAATCCTCCGGATGAACCGAGAGGACTGTAAAATTATGGATTATGACATCCCAAAAGGCACCAGTGTATACGTTAACATCTTTGCAGTTTCCAGGGATCCAGAGCACTGGGAAAATCCTGAACGGTTCAGGCCTGAAAGGTTTGAGAACAGCAAAATGGATTACACCGGGACATACTCTGAATTCACTCCCTTCGGGACTGGGCGACGGCAATGCCCCGGGATTCAGTTCAGCTCATCACTCGCGGAGCTCGCACTGGCAAACTTTCTGTATCACTTTGACTGGATGCTTCCTGATGGGGAAACCCCAGCTTCGTTTGACATGTCCGAGAAATTTACGTTCACTGTAAGCAGAAGGTATGACCTGCATCTCAGAGCCATTCCACACGTGTGCTTGAAATCTATGCCGTCAAAGTGA
- the LOC104585427 gene encoding cytochrome P450 71D7 isoform X2 — MEGWLSLCLMALAMLMALCFLRLSGYKNNPKKRLPPGPWTLPIIGSLHHLIGALPHRTLTALSRRHGPLMLLRLGEVQTVVVSSAEAVALVMKTNDLTFSSRPSIPTMDILTCGGKGFAFAPYGDHWRQMRKVCIVELLSSKQVKRMEGIRAELVGGLIRHITHTAASATGGAAGGAIINVSEKVTRLSNDVVSRAVLGGKFAQQGEYIRTLYDALALLGGFHLIDFFPSWRLVRWLSNEERNMKKRYGRVQHIIADIVEARREATKAAGGGGGASCGSTNDDDMLDVLLRLQQEDTLSFPLTSEIIGAVLFDILGAATETTGILLVWAMSELARHPEAMAKAQLEVRKVLGEDHRAVITNSDLAELHYVRMVIKEVLRDPEHWENPERFRPERFENSKMDYTGTYSEFTPFGTGRRQCPGIQFSSSLAELALANFLYHFDWMLPDGETPASFDMSEKFTFTVSRRYDLHLRAIPHVCLKSMPSK; from the exons ATGGAGGGGTGGTTAAGCTTGTGTCTAATGGCCCTAGCGATGCTAATGGCCCTTTGCTTTCTCAGGCTCTCCGGCTACAAGAACAATCCCAAGAAGCGGCTGCCCCCTGggccatggacgctcccgatcATCGGCAGCCTCCATCACCTCATCGGCGCCCTCCCACACCGCACTTTGACGGCGCTGTCTCGCCGGCATGGGCCACTGATGCTCCTGAGGCTGGGCGAGGTCCAAACCGTGGTGGTCTCTAGCGCCGAGGCAGTGGCTCTGGTGATGAAGACCAACGACCTCACGTTCTCCAGCCGGCCAAGCATCCCAACCATGGACATCTTGACCTGCGGCGGCAAGGGCTTCGCCTTCGCCCCCTACGGCGACCACTGGCGCCAGATGCGCAAGGTGTGCATCGTGGAGCTCCTGAGCTCCAAGCAGGTGAAGCGGATGGAGGGCATCAGggccgagctcgtcggcggcctCATCCGCCACATCACCCACACCGCGGCCTCGGCCACCGGCGGAGCCGCCGGAGGCGCCATCATCAACGTCAGTGAGAAGGTCACCAGGCTCAGCAACGACGTCGTGTCGCGGGCTGTTCTGGGGGGGAAGTTCGCGCAGCAGGGGGAGTACATCCGGACGCTGTACGACGCGCTGGCGCTGCTGGGCGGCTTCCACCTGATCGACTTCTTCCCCTCGTGGCGCTTGGTCCGGTGGCTGAGCAATGAAGAGCGCAACATGAAGAAGAGATACGGCCGCGTCCAGCACATCATCGCCGACATCGTCGAGGCGCGCCGCGAGGCAACGAaagctgccggcggcggcggcggcgcctcctgCGGCAGCACCAACGACGATGACATGCTGGACGTGCTGCTCAGACTGCAGCAGGAGGACACGCTTTCGTTTCCTCTAACCTCTGAGATTATCGGCGCCGTCTTGTTT GACATTTTAGGAGCTGCCACGGAGACCACAGGAATACTTTTGGTGTGGGCTATGTCAGAGCTCGCCCGTCATCCTGAAGCTATGGCCAAGGCGCAGCTTGAGGTCCGTAAGGTGCTAGGTGAAGATCACCGAGCTGTTATTACCAACAGTGACCTTGCTGAACTCCACTACGTGAGGATGGTCATCAAGGAAGTTCTTAG GGATCCAGAGCACTGGGAAAATCCTGAACGGTTCAGGCCTGAAAGGTTTGAGAACAGCAAAATGGATTACACCGGGACATACTCTGAATTCACTCCCTTCGGGACTGGGCGACGGCAATGCCCCGGGATTCAGTTCAGCTCATCACTCGCGGAGCTCGCACTGGCAAACTTTCTGTATCACTTTGACTGGATGCTTCCTGATGGGGAAACCCCAGCTTCGTTTGACATGTCCGAGAAATTTACGTTCACTGTAAGCAGAAGGTATGACCTGCATCTCAGAGCCATTCCACACGTGTGCTTGAAATCTATGCCGTCAAAGTGA